One window from the genome of Magnetospirillum sp. WYHS-4 encodes:
- a CDS encoding flagellar basal body-associated FliL family protein — protein sequence MAEDDQDEDVGSGEGGDEGGKGGKKKLIILIGVALLVVIGGVATAYFTGLLDPLVKMISGAEDAGGEKAKEATPQTGEAVFMDIEEILVNLNTGGGRKPTFLKIKVALELADKKDEPKVVQLMPRVRDNFQVYLRELRVEDLKGSAGMYRLREELLTRVNVAIAPAEVKDILFKEMLVQ from the coding sequence ATGGCGGAAGACGATCAGGACGAAGACGTCGGCAGCGGCGAAGGCGGCGACGAAGGCGGCAAAGGCGGCAAGAAGAAGCTGATCATTCTGATCGGCGTGGCGCTCCTGGTGGTGATCGGCGGCGTGGCGACGGCCTACTTCACCGGGCTTCTCGATCCCCTGGTCAAGATGATCAGCGGTGCCGAGGATGCCGGGGGCGAGAAGGCCAAGGAGGCGACTCCGCAGACCGGCGAGGCGGTGTTCATGGACATCGAGGAGATCCTGGTCAATCTGAACACCGGGGGCGGGCGCAAGCCCACCTTCCTGAAGATCAAGGTAGCTCTCGAACTGGCCGATAAGAAGGATGAACCGAAGGTGGTCCAATTGATGCCCAGGGTGCGCGACAACTTCCAGGTCTACCTGCGGGAGCTGCGGGTGGAGGACCTGAAGGGGTCGGCCGGCATGTACCGCCTGCGCGAGGAATTGCTGACCCGGGTGAACGTGGCCATCGCCCCGGCCGAGGTCAAGGACATTTTGTTCAAGGAGATGCTCGTCCAATAG